In the Pyramidobacter porci genome, TCGATCGAGAGCACTTGCACGTCGCCGCCGTCGGATGCGAAGGGGGCGCGGCACTTGGGCGTGATGCTGCCTTTTTCGCCGTTGATGAGCGGGTACTCGGCGTCGGGGGTGAAGCCGGCCACGGGCAGTTCCTGGCCGGATGTGACGTAGCGGTCGATGGCGCGGCTGCCCAATTCTTCGTTGGTGCCGACGATCAGGCGTACGCGGCGCTTCAGCCGCACGCCGGCCTCGCGCAGGGCTTTCATGGCGAACATGGCGCTGATGGCGGGGCCTTTGTCGTCGGCGACGCCGCGGCCGTAGAGCAGCCCGTCCTTGATCATGCCCTGCCAGGGGTCGCAGCTCCAGCCTTCGCCGGCGGGCACGACGTCGACGTGAGCCAGCACGGCGATCATCTCGGGCAGCGATTCGTCGCCGAGTTCGGCGATGCCGACCTGATTCTCGAAGGCCCAGGTGCGGAAGCCGTGGCGCGTGCCGATCTCGACGAACTTGTCGAGGGCGGCTTTGGGGCCGGGGCCGAACGGCGCGTCGGGCTGCGGCGCTTCGCCGCCTACGCTGGGAACGGCGACGAGCTCGCGGATCGTGCCGATCAGGCTGTCTTTGTCGTTGTCGATAATGGCGCGGATCTTGTCCATGTTCATGTCGGGTGTTCCTCCTCGAATAAAGTTTTATCTTCTGAAACGATTGTACCCCGGCATTTTTGTTTCCGCTTGCGTGAAATGCCGGAAATTCGTCGTTTTCAAGGCAGATATGAAAAAAATATGAACGAAAATCACGGTTTGAGCGCGTTTTTCTTCCGCGCGCCGCTTTTTTTCGCGGCGCGCCGGCGGTCGAGCTCGTCGAACTGTGCCGTCGAAAAACGATCCTGCGAGGACGGTTCCAGTTCGTAGGCCGGCTGAGCTTCTGCCAGCGGGACGGCGCGCCCCAGCACGCGCCCGGTGAAATCGGCGTGCGCGCCGCGCAGGCGCTTGAGGTCGGCCGCGGAGATCTGCAGCTCCACGGCGTTGGCGAGCGCGTCGAAGAGCGGCAGCACGCGCGAGACGCGGACGCCCTTTTTCGTGCGCGTCTGCACCCAGGTGGGGATGGCGTCGGCGCTGACGAGGCGCGTGACGCCGTTTCCTTTTTCCAGAGTCAGGCGTGCGATCACGCCCATGTCGCGCGGCTTGGCGCGCTGGTTGGAGATGAAGTTGCCCATCGACCAGGCGATCAGAGCCGGCGCGCGGTCGCCCGAAGCGGCGCGCAGTTCCAGCGGCTGCACGACGTGCGGGTGCGAGGCGATCACCGCGCCGACGCCGGCTTCCAGCAATTTCTCGGCGAAGGCGACGACGAAGCGCGGCGGCGTCAGCGCGTATTCCACGCCGATGTGCGGCATGGCGACGATGAAGTCGGGGCTGAGCGCCCTGGCGCGGGCGACGTCGCCGCTGACTTCTTCCCACGAAGCGCCGCGCGCCACCGCCCAGTCCTGCGAGGCCGGCACGGGGATGCCGTTGGTGCCGTAGGTCCACGACAGGAAGGCGACTGTGATGCCGTTCACGTTTTCGACGGCGACGATCTCGCGGTCGGCGGAGGCGGCGTAGGTGCCGAAGGTCGTGAAGCCGCGGGCGCGCAGCTCTTTCAGCGTGCGGAACAGCCCGGCGACGCGGCGGTCCATGCAGTGGTTGTTGGCGGTAGTCAGGACGTCGAAACCGGCGTCTTTGAGAGCGTCGGCGTACTCGTCGGGCGTGTTGAAGCACGGGTAGCCCGTGTAGCCGCGCTTTTCGCCGCCGAGCGTGGTCTCGAGGTTGCCGGCAGCCAGGTCGGCGGCGGAAATCAGCGGCTTGACGCGCGCGAACGAGGGCGCGAAGTCGTAGCCATTTTTGCGCCGCGCCGCGCGCAGCTGCGGGGCGTGAGCCATCAAGTCGCCGACGAAAAGCAGCGTGGCGCGGTGGGGACGCAGGACGTCGGCGTCGTCGCTGAACAGCGCCGCCGAATCGTCGGGAAGCGGAGCTTCCGCGCGCGCCGTCCCGCAGAAAAATGCGGCCAGCAGCGCCGCGAACAGCGATATTCTCATAAAAAAATTCCTTTCTCGAAAAAATCCGATTGAAATCCGCTCCATTATCGCATCTTTGCCGCGGCGGCGAAAGGGGAAAAACGCCCGCATCCCGCGGCAGTTTTGCCGCCCCTTGTCCGTTTCGGCGCATCTTGACCTTTGTCCCTCTTTGGGTGATAATCGTCTTTTGAGAAGGTTAACCATATTATGATTTTCGGTTATCGATAAGCGAAAGGTGTCTTGCCGATGATCCTGGACACGCACATGCACACGGCGGAGTACTCGCCGGACAGTTTTCTGCCCATCGCCGAAGCGGTCGCCCGCGCCCGCGAGATGGGCATCGACGGGCTTTGCGTCACCGACCACGACACGCTCGGCGCGCGCGAGGCAATCGACGGATGGCGGCAAAAATTCCAGTTCCCGCTCTTTCTCGGCGTCGAGGTGCTGACGACGCGGGGCGACGTAGTCTGCTTCGGCCTTGATGAAGCGCCGCCGCCCGCCGCGGTCGCGCCCGAGGAGCTGATGGCGCGCGTGGCGGCCTGCGGCGGCTGCGCGACGGCGGCTCATCCGTTCCGCAACAACAACCGCGGGCTGGAAGACCTGATCGCCACGCTGCCGGGGCTGCACGGCGTGGAGTGTTTCAACGGCAGCACCGACCCGGCCGCCAATCTGCACGCGCTGGAACTGGCGCGCGCTTCCGGCCGCGCTTTGCTGGGGGCAGCCGACGCGCATTGGCGCGAGCGGGTCGGCCTTTTCGTCACCGAGTTCGACGACGATCTGCGCGACGAGCGCGACCTGATCCGCGCGGTGCGGGCCGGGCGCTGTCGTCCGCTGGCCTGGGACGGCGCGAAGTTTGTCGACGCGGAGGCGTTCTGCCGCGCGCGCTTGGCGGAATAAAACGGTTTTCACGCGCCGCGGCAAGCGGCGCGTATCAGTTAAGGAGGTTTTTGCATGTTGAAAAAATTGGGAGCATTGGCGGCGGCTGCGATGACCCTGGCGGTTCCGGCCGCCGGCGCCGAGCAGAAGAAGCTCAGCATCTTCATCGCCTATACGGGCGTTGACGGCATCCTTCAGGAGTTCACCAAGGACACGGGCATCGAAGTGGAGTACCTGGCCATGTCGTCGGGAGAGGTTTTGACCCGCCTGCGCGCGGCCAAGGGCAAGGCGCAGGCCGACGTGTGGTTCGGCGGCGGTCTGGACAGTTACGTGGCGGCGGCCGGCGAGGGGTTCCTCGAGCCGTACAAGTCGCCGGAACGCGCCGCGTACGAGCCGATGTTCTATAACGCCGACGGCTACTGGAGCGGCATCTCTTTGGGCGCGGTCGATTTCGTCGTCAACAGCGAGATCATGGCCAAAAAGAACCTGCCCATGCCGCGCAGCTGGCAGGATCTGACCAACCCCGTCTACAAGGGCGAAGTGCTGATGGCCACGCCGGCCGTGAGCGGCACGTTCTATGCCACGGTCTGGGCGATCCTCTCCGCGAAGGGCGAGGAAGACGGCTGGAAGCTGCTCGAGGCTATCGACGCCAACGTGCCCTATTACTCCAAGCGCGGCGCCGAGCCGGCCAACAAGGTCAGCACGGGCGAGGCGGCGATCGCCGTGGCTCCGTTCGACACCGGCGAAAAGCTGAAGGGCGAAGGCTACAAGATCGAGACGGCGTTCCCCACCGACGGCGTGCCGTGGTACATCGCGCCCGTGGCGCTGTTCAAGGGCGCGCGCAATCCCGAGGCCGGCAAGGCGCTGATCGACTGGGTGCTGTCGGCAAAAGGGCAGGAGACGCTGGCCAAGTACACCACGCAGGCTCCGATCCGTCCCGGCGTGAAGCTGGCTCCCGCGGTGCAGGCCATGCGCGATTCCAACCTCGTCAAGGCCGACGTGGTCGAGGGCGGAGCGCAGCGCAAGCGCGTGCTCGCCGCCTGGCAGGAGCGCTTTGGTTCCAAATAACCCGGCGCAAAGAAGAGGACGCGCGCTCTCCGGCGCGGAGCTGGCACTTTGGCTCGCGGCGGGGAGCGGCGTCCTCCTTTTTGTGTTCTGGCCCGTGGCGGCGGTGCTGCGCGAAAGCCTGCTGGTGGACGGACAATGGTCGCTTTCGGCGTGGCGCGGGTTGTTGGGCAAAAACTGGCCGCTGGTGCTGAACAGCTTCGGCGTGGCCGCCGCCGTGACGGCGGTCACGCTGCCGCTGGCGTCGCTTCTGGCCGTGAAGCTGCTGTACGGCGCGGCGGCGGGACGGAAGCTGCTGACGGCGGTACTGGTGCTGTCGACGATCTCGCCGCCGTTCGTCGGTTCGATGTCGTATCTGATGCTCTTCGGCCGCCGCGGTCTGATCACCTGGCGGCTGCTGGGGCTGGAATGGAATCCTTACGGTTTTCACGGCGTGGTGATGATGGAGGCGCTGTCACAGCTGGGCGTCGCCACGCTGCTGGCGGCGGCGTCGTTTCATCGGGTGGACGGCTCGCTGGAGCGGGCCTCGCTCGACTTGGGCGCTTCGCCGCTGCGCACGCTGCTGAACGTCAGCGCGCCGCTGGCGCGTCCCGGGCTGGCGGCCGCGGCGCTGATGGTCTTCGTCCGCTCGCTCTCCGACTTCGGCACGCCGCTGTTTGTGGGCGGCCGCTTTCAGGTGCTGGCGTCGAAGGCGTACAACACGCTGATCGGCGTCGGCGATTTTCCGCTGGCCTGCGCCATGAACGCGCTGCTGGTGCTGCCTTCGCTGTTGCTGCTGGCGGCGCGGCGCGAAGCGCGCGGGCGGAACTTTTCGCTGCGGCTGGCCGGCACGCGCTCGCTGCGCCTGCGCGGCGCAGGGCTGTGGCTGCCGGAAGCGGCAGCGTGGCTGTTCGTCGCTCTGGAGGCGGCGGTCTACGGCCTGATCTTCGCCGGCAGCGTCACAAAGACGTGGGGCACTGACTTCTCGCTGACGACGGCGCATCTGCGCGGTCTGTGGAATTTCAGCGGCAACGGCTTTGCGCGCAGTCTGGTCTGTTCCGTCGCAGCGGGGGTGGGGAGCGCGGCGCTGGGCGCGGCGCTGGCGCGGCTGCTCGACCGTGCCACGGCGGCGCTGAGGCGCGCCGCGCGCGTGCTGATCGAGCTGCCTTACCTTGTGCCGGGAACGTTCTTCGGCGTGGGGTATCTGCTGGTGTCGTCGTCGCTGCCATGGGAGATTCCCGCCGGCTTTTTGATCGCCATGAACTGTCTGTTCCGCCAGCTTTCGCCGTCGACGTGGTCGGCGCAGGCGGGATTGGCGCAAATCAATCCCGAGCTGGAGCTGGCCGTGCGCGACCTCGGCGGCGGCCAGGGGCGCGCGCTGCGCGACATGCTGCTGCCGCTGCTGCGGCCGTTCATGCTGGTGTCGTTCATCAACGCCTTCAGCGCCGCCATGACCAGCACCGGGCCGATCATCTTCCTGGTCAGCCCCTACGCGCGCGTGGCGGCGGTGGAACTGTTCGAGTCGATCAACAGCGGCAGGTACGGCGACGCTTCGGCGATGGCTTCGCTGCTGATTGCGGCGATCTTGGCGGTCAACGCGCTGGCGTGGAAAGCTCTGGGGAGGAAAAGTTAAATGCTTTCATTCGAGAATGTCTGTTTCAGTTACGGCGAGGCGAAAGCCCTCGACGGCGTCTCGCTGGCGCTGAAAAAAGGCGAGCTGCTGACGCTGCTGGGGCCTTCGGGCTGCGGCAAGACGACGACGCTGCAGATCGCCGGCGGATTTTTGTTTCCCGATTCGGGGCGCGTCATGCTCGACGGGCGCGACGTCTCGGCGCTGCCGCCGGAGAAACGTCCTACGGCGACGGTGTTTCAGAGCCACGCGCTGTTTCCGCACATGAGCGTGGAGGAAAACGTCGCCTACGGCCTGCGCGTGCGCGGAACTCCCCGCGCGGAGCGGCTGCGGCGCGCGGCGGAAATGTTGGAGCGCGTCGGTCTGGACGGCTATCTGAAATCGCGCGTACAGGATCTGTCGGGCGGGCAGCAGCAACGCGTGGCCCTCGCCCGGGCGCTGATCCTCAATCCGCGGGTGCTGCTGCTCGACGAACCGCTGTCGAGCCTCGACGCGCGGCTGCGCGTGCGCATGCGCGCCGAGATCCGTTCGCTGCAAAAGGCGTTCGGCATCACGGCGCTGTACGTCACGCACGACCAGGAGGAGGCGCTGTCGATCTCCGACCGCGTGGCGCTGATGCAGGGAGGACGGCTCGTGCAGGTGGGTACGCCGGAGGAAGTTTATTTTTCGCCGCACGGCGATTTTGCCGCCGACTTTATCGGTGACGCGTTCCCCGTGACGCTGGAAGGGCGGCGACAGCTGCTCCGCCCTGATCAGATCGTCGTCGCGGCAGACGGCCCGCTGGTCGGAACTCTGGTCTCGCGTGCGTTCCTCGGCGCCTCGACGGACTGGGTCATCGACTGGCAGGGGCAGACGCTGCGAGCTTCCGTGCCCAGCGCCGCCGAACCGGCGCGCGAGATCGGCGGCGAAGTGCGCTTCGCGATCCTGCCGTCCCGGGACCGAAACGCATGAGGGACGCCGGCTCTTTTCGGGCGGCGGCGTTTTTTTGAGAAAAAGCCTTTGCCGCCGGCGCAATTGGACGTTACAGCGAATACCGGCGCGTCCCGCGTGACGCGGGCTGTTTTTATATTTTCGCAAGACGTTTATAATGCTGAAAAGGGCCGGAAATTCATATTTTTTGTGGAAACAGCTCCGTGAAGTTCTATAATGTTGAAATCCCGCGGCAGGCGGATCTTTTGCCGGGATCGAAAAGCTCCCGCGGCGCGCTTGACAGTTATGTCTGCGAAATGCTATATTTTGATCATAGAAATCATAGAATGTGCATGGCAATTTTCAGAGCGAGAGAGGAGCAGGTTCCATGAATTCTACGCGCAACATCATGGCGCTCATCGAGGCGCTGCTCGCCGACGGCGGCGAGCTCGGCGTCCGCGAGCTGGGGATGCGGACGGGCATTCCCAAGAGCACGGTCCAGCGCTTTCTGTCAGGAATGGAAGAGAACGGCTGGGTCGCGCAGGACAAGAGGACGCAGGGCTATCGGATCGGTTACAAGCTGCTCGGCCAGTCGAACGGCTGGGCGCTTCGTCTGGCGTTGGTCAATCAGTCCCAGGAGCTGCTGAAGACGTTGTGCAATCAGACCGGGCAGAGCGTATCTCTGTGCACGCTCGACGGGTTCAGCGGTCTCAGCGTCGCCGCGTCTCTGCCCGAGGACGGCCCCGCGCTGGCGAACCGGCGCCCGAAACTGTTCGACCTGCACGCCGGCGCGGCGGGCAAGGCGCTGTTGGCTTTCGCGCCCGAGCCGCTGCAGAAGTACATCGTCTATTCCGAGCCGAAAAGCTACACGTCCGCGACGATCACCGGCTCCAAAGAGCTGCTGGCGGAGATCGAGAAGATCAGAGAGAAGCGTTACGCCGTCAGCGTCGAAGAGCTGGTGCCGGAAACCGCCGAAGCGGCGGCGCCGATCCTGTATCCCGACGGAACGGTCATGGCGGTGTTGGCCATCGGCGGCGCGAAAAATTCCGTGGCGCCGCAGTTCGAGGCGTTTCGCGGCATCCTTCAGAAAGCCGCCGCCCGACTGCAAAAAAGCATCCTCGATTCGTGAACCGAAAAATTCCCGGCAAAAAAATCCGGCGCTCCCATTGTTGCAGGAGCGCCGGATTTTTTTGCCGGTCAGACGGCCGCGGCTTCGAAACGGCTGAGCACGCGCAGCGTCCGCCGGGGCAGATGGCGCTTCCAGAACGCGGCGGCGCTGGCGATCCAGCCTTCGGCTTCCGTGCCGATGCCGAGGCCGAAGCCGTGCCCGAGATGCGGGTACTTGTGGAATTCCGTGTCGATACCGCAGGCCGCCAGCGCGTCGAGACGCTTTTTCATCACCCGCCAGTCGCAGACGGGGTCGTTTTCGCCCACGCAGACGTAAGTAGGCGGTTCCTGGCGGGTGTGATTGGTGTGCCCGGTGTACTGCAGCACCAGCGTGCCGGGGCGCGGCAGCTGCGCGCCGCCGAAACCGTGCGGCCCGTACGAGGCCAGATAGGCGGCGACATGGGCGCCGACCGAGCTGCCCCAGAGCGAGTAACACTCGGTGCCGACGTTGAACTCTTCCGCATGGGTGAAAATTTGTGTGATCGCGACAGCCAGATCTTCGCAGGCGGCTTCGAGACTTTCGGTCCGGTAGTGAAGCGTAAAAGCGTTGAATCCCATGCGGCTCAGTTCCAGTGCGTGCGGCAGACTCTCATGGAGCGACGCCACATATTGGAAACTGCCTCCCGCGCAGATAACGGCAAACGGCGCTTTTTTGACGCCGCGGAAATAAAACAGCCCCGTCTCCGCCTTGGCCGGGTCCTTATCTTTTTCTCTATCGGAATAGAGATCGTAGAAGATCTTTTCGCCGTTCTTTTCCCGCGCGAGCATGGAGTTGAGGACGTTCAGCGTGACGTCGACGCTCAAATGCCTATGATAGGGAAACAACGGCGCGATCTGCCCCAGCGTGCGTTTTTTGTCGGATTCACTCAGATGTCCGGGGAAAAGGAGCTGCCCATATCCCTTGAAATTCTCGTTTGCGATGACATCTGCTATTTTTGTTTCAGCGTCCATTTCCGCCCAACCTCCTTGACTCATGATCGGAAAATTCTTTCAAAAGAGAAAAATCGATCTTTTAAAAATGAAAAAACACTCTTGAAAGTATTTCTTTGTAATTAATTAACTTAATTCTATCATGAAGTGATCGGATTACCAAGCGGAGCACAGAGAAAAATCGCTATAAAAAATAATAAAATTAAGAAATGATAGTTTTGAGCCAAAAAGTGGAATCACATAAGACAGAAAAATGTCACGTGCATACAGAATAATTTATAGCTGCGGCGCGACGCGACAAAAGCTGAACTTGAGGGTTTCATTTCTGACGATTAAGATCTTCATTTTCCTCTTCCAGCGAGAAATACGATACGTTTTGTCTTATTCGATTAAAGTAAAGTGATGAAGGATCAAAGCCGCAATTTTATTTTAAACTCTTAAAATAAAATTATGAATGAAGAAGCGTCCCATAACTTTCCATGCCGAAGGCGTTCTATCCCGTCAAAAAAGAGAGACGTGCCGCGTGCGGTACGTCTCTCTTTATGCCGCCTCTTGATTGACACTGATTTTCAATGAAAAAGCCCCGTTGAAAATGCCGCCCCTCCGCACGGCTGCGCCGCAAAAACCACGCGGCAGGCTGACACGGACGTTTTTTCAAAATGTTCCACGTGGAACATTTTTGCGCTGGTGCGGCGAAAAACAAGCGGCCATGCCGATCTGCAAGATGCGGAACAGCATGGCCGAAAAAACGGTTTGCCTTTTTTCTATTTGGCGGGGCCGCCGAACGCGGGCAGCACGCCGCCGGCGTAGGCGTCGAGAATGTACTTGGAAATCTTGTCGCTCTGCAGGGCTTTGATCAGCGCCTGCACGTCGGCGTTGTTCTCGTTGCCGGCCTTTACGGCGATGACGTTGGCGTAGGGCGAGTCGGCGCCCTCGACGAGCAGCGCGTCCCTGGCGGGGTTGAAGCCGGCGGGGATCGCGTAGTTGCCGTTGATCACGGCCGCGTCCACGTCGTCAAGCGAGCGGGGCAGCTGAGCGGCTTCGAGCGAGCGGAACTTGAAATCATGTTTGTTCTCTTCGACGTCCAGCTCGGTGGCGGTGAGGCCGCTGTCCGCCGCCAGCCTGATCAGCCCGGCGGACTGGAGCAGCAGCAGGGCGCGCCCGCAGTTGGTGGGATCGTTGGGGATGGCGATGAGCGCGCCGTCTTTGAGCTCTTCGAGCGCGGCGAACTTCTTCGAAAACAGGCCCATGGGTTCCACGTGGATGGTGGCGGCGGAGGTCAGGTCGAGGCCGCGGTCCTCGCAGAAGCTCTGCAGGTAGGGCAGATGCTGGAAATAATTGGCGTCGAGTTCGCCGTCGCTGAGCGCCAGATTGGGCGTGACGTAGTCGGTGAACTCCACGATCTGCAAATCGACGCCCTGGGCTTTGAGTTCGTCCCTGACCTGGGCGAGGATCTCGGCGTGAGGCGTGGGCGTGGCGCCGACGCGCAGCGAGCCGGCAAAGGACGCGCCGGCGAAGCACAGAGAAACGGCAAAAGCGAGAACACAGATTTTTTTCATTGCAGCAAAACCTCCTGAAAAATAAATTATCGATTCCGGCTCAGATTCCGGACGATTTTATTACCGAGCCATTGAATTCCCTGGACAATGGCGATAATAACGACGACGGCGGCGATCAGCACGTCGCTGCGGAAGCGGTGGAAGCCGTAGCGGATGGCCACGTCGCCCAGTCCGCCGCCGCCGATGGCCCCGGCCATGGCGGAGCTGCCGACGATGGCGATGACCGTCAGCGTCGCGCCCGCGGCCAGCGAGGGCAGCGCCTCGGGGATCATCACTTTCAGGACGATGGTCTTGACGTCGGCGCCCATGGCCTGCGCGGCTTCGATCACGCCGCGGTCCACTTCCTTGAGGGCACTCTGCACGACGCGCCCCACGAACGGCGCGGCCGAGATCGACAGCGGCACGATGGCGGCCGTAGTGCCGATGGTCGTACCCACGATCAGCCGCGAGAGCGGGAAGAGGATGATCATGAGGATGATGAACGGGAAGGAACGGAAGACATTGACGAAGGCATCGAGCGCCTTGCCGGCGACGCGGCTTTCGCACAGACCGCCCTTTTCGGTGAGCGCGAGGGCGATGCCCAGCGGCAGCCCCAGCAGGATCGCAAACAGACTCGACAGGCCGACCATGTACAGCGTCTGCAGCGTCGGTTCGGCCAGCAGGCCGAAGATTTTAGCCATTCCAGATCACCTCCACCTTCACGTTATGGGCGCGGATCATGTCCATCGCCGCGGCGATCACCTGCGGAGCGCCGCCGAACTGTACCGTCAGGGTGCCGACTCGAGACACGTAGAGGCTGTCGATGGCGCCGGCCAGAATGTTGACGTCGGCCCCCGTGGCCTTGATCGTCTGCGAGATCAGGGGCGCTTCCGCCGCCGAGCCGTCGAATGCCAGCACCGCCACGGGCTTTCCCGCCTCGCGGGGCAGTCCGGCGCCCTCGTCGTACCCCGTGCGCGGCAGTTTGGCGAGGAACTCGCGCGCCGTTTTCGAGCGCGGATTGAGGAAAATGTCCTTGACCGTTCCCTGCTCGACGATGCGTCCCGACTCGATGATCGCCACGCGCGAGCAGATCTCGCGGATGACGTTCATCTCGTGGGTGACGACGACGATCGTCAGCCCCATGAGACGGTTGATGCCGGCCAGCAGGCTGAGGATCGATTTGGTGGTGCGGGGATCGAGGGCGCTGGTGGCCTCGTCGGAAAGCAGCACGTGCGGACGGTTTGCCAGCGCGCGGGCGATGGCGACGCGCTGCTTCTGGCCGCCGGAAAGCTGCGACGGATAGCTGCCGGCCTTGTCGGAAAGCTCGACCACGTCGAGCATCTCGGCGACGCGGTCTTTGACGTCTTTCGGCTTCCAGCCCTCCAGTTCCAGCGGAAAGGCGACGTTGCCCGCCACTGTGCGCGAGGCCAGCAGGTTGAAGTGCTGAAAGATCATGCCGATTTTGCGCCGCGCCAGCCGCAGGCCGCCCGCGTCGAGCGCCGTGATCTCCTGCCCGTCGATGGAGACTTGCCCGCCGCTGGGTTCTTCGAGGCGGTTGATCGTACGCAGCAGCGTCGATTTGCCCGCGCCCGACAGGCCGATGATGCCGAAGATCTCGCCGTCACCGATGTCCAGGTCGATGCCCGACAGCGCCTCGACGATACCGCCATCGGGCGCGCGATAGATTTTTTTGATGCCGCGGAGCTGAATCATGATTTCACCTTCCGTAGGGGGATCGCGCACCCCGGAGGGAAACAAAAAGCCGCCCTGCGATGGCAAGGCGGCTCAAATCCCTCTTTGAGGCTTCCCCTCATCGCTGTCAGCAGGACCACCTTTCCCCTACGGGCAGGTTGGTGCAGGATCGTCGAGCTGACTCTCTCCCCTGACTCTTGATAAAAAGTTGCGCTGTTTGATTGACGGGTATGATAACACAATCTTCCGCGAAGCGCAAGAGAGCGCCGCGGATCTTTTCCGGCCGACGGAACGCTTTTGCGGAGGAGTTCACAGCTCGAGGGATTCGCCGGGGCGCAGCACCGCGACCCTGCTGTCCGGCTCGCAGAGCGCCTTGAACGCCTGCGGATCCTGTCTGATGGGCGGGAACGTGTCGTAATGCATGGGCACGGTGATCTTCGCGCCGACGGCGCGTGCGGCGCGGGCCGCGTCGCACGGCCCCATCGTGTAGAAATCGCCGATCGGCAGCAGCGCCGCGTCCAGCTTTTCCTCCGCCAGCAGCGCCATGTCGCCGTAAAACGCCGTGTCGCCGGCGAAATAAACCTTCTTGCCGCCCATCTCGATCAGAAAACCGCAGGCCAGCGCGCCCGGCAGCCCGCTGCCGTGAATCGCCTGCAGCAGCTTGACGCGCCCGAACGGCATCGGCCCCCAGCCGCCGATGTTGCCGAGACAATTTTTCAGCCCCGCCTCCGTCAGCATGCCGCGCAGCTCGGCCACGCCGACTACCGTCGCGCCCGTGCGCCGGGCGATGTCGAGCGTGTCGCCGAGGTGGTCGCCGTGACAGTGGCTGACGAGAATGAAGTCGGCCGTCAC is a window encoding:
- a CDS encoding methionine ABC transporter ATP-binding protein; translated protein: MIQLRGIKKIYRAPDGGIVEALSGIDLDIGDGEIFGIIGLSGAGKSTLLRTINRLEEPSGGQVSIDGQEITALDAGGLRLARRKIGMIFQHFNLLASRTVAGNVAFPLELEGWKPKDVKDRVAEMLDVVELSDKAGSYPSQLSGGQKQRVAIARALANRPHVLLSDEATSALDPRTTKSILSLLAGINRLMGLTIVVVTHEMNVIREICSRVAIIESGRIVEQGTVKDIFLNPRSKTAREFLAKLPRTGYDEGAGLPREAGKPVAVLAFDGSAAEAPLISQTIKATGADVNILAGAIDSLYVSRVGTLTVQFGGAPQVIAAAMDMIRAHNVKVEVIWNG
- a CDS encoding metal-dependent hydrolase → MKLTFLGHACFDLFDGVYHVLTDPYLTGNALAAARADEVTADFILVSHCHGDHLGDTLDIARRTGATVVGVAELRGMLTEAGLKNCLGNIGGWGPMPFGRVKLLQAIHGSGLPGALACGFLIEMGGKKVYFAGDTAFYGDMALLAEEKLDAALLPIGDFYTMGPCDAARAARAVGAKITVPMHYDTFPPIRQDPQAFKALCEPDSRVAVLRPGESLEL